In Sulfitobacter albidus, the following proteins share a genomic window:
- a CDS encoding glutamate-5-semialdehyde dehydrogenase, whose amino-acid sequence MTENEDIGSLMAGLGARAKAAAATLATATAERKHAALISAAEAVWQQRETIYEANAQDMAFGTDKGLSPAMLDRLQLDEDRLRGIIDGLRAIAEQPDPVGEVMEAWDQPSGLSIQRVRTPLGVIGVIYESRPNVTADAGALCLKAGNAVILRGGSESFHSSRALHACLQQGLRDAGLPEDAIQLVPTRDRAAVQAMLTMTDTIDVIVPRGGKGLVGLVQREARVPVFAHLEGIVHIYIDAAADAEKALKVVLNAKTRRTGICGAAECLLIHRDVAATIGQGVLRALMDAGVEVRADPALNVPGTQPATQEDWGHEYLDMIIAARQVDGIDDAIAHIRQFGSNHTDCILTEDAAAATQFLNQLDSAIVMHNASTQFADGGEFGMGAEIGIATGKMHARGPVGATQLTSFKYLVRGDGTVRA is encoded by the coding sequence GCCACCGCCACCGCAGAGCGCAAGCACGCGGCCCTGATCAGCGCCGCCGAGGCCGTCTGGCAGCAGCGCGAGACGATTTATGAGGCAAACGCGCAGGACATGGCGTTTGGCACCGACAAGGGGCTCTCGCCCGCCATGCTCGACCGGTTGCAGCTTGACGAGGACAGGCTGCGCGGCATCATCGACGGGCTGCGCGCCATTGCCGAGCAGCCCGACCCCGTGGGCGAGGTGATGGAAGCCTGGGATCAGCCCAGCGGCCTGTCGATCCAGCGCGTGCGCACGCCACTGGGCGTGATCGGCGTGATCTACGAATCCCGCCCCAACGTGACGGCGGACGCGGGCGCGCTGTGTCTCAAGGCCGGGAATGCGGTGATCCTGCGCGGCGGATCGGAGAGTTTCCACAGCTCCCGCGCGTTGCACGCCTGCCTGCAGCAGGGGCTGCGCGATGCGGGTCTGCCCGAGGATGCGATCCAGCTGGTGCCTACCCGCGACCGGGCGGCGGTGCAGGCCATGCTGACGATGACCGACACCATCGACGTGATCGTGCCGCGCGGCGGTAAAGGCCTGGTCGGGCTGGTCCAGCGCGAGGCGCGGGTGCCCGTTTTTGCCCATCTCGAAGGGATCGTGCACATCTATATCGACGCGGCAGCGGATGCCGAAAAGGCGCTGAAGGTGGTGCTGAATGCCAAGACCCGGCGCACGGGAATTTGCGGCGCGGCGGAGTGTTTGCTGATCCACCGCGATGTGGCTGCGACCATCGGGCAGGGTGTGCTGCGCGCGCTGATGGACGCCGGTGTCGAAGTGCGGGCCGATCCCGCGCTAAACGTCCCAGGCACGCAGCCCGCAACCCAGGAAGATTGGGGTCACGAATACCTCGATATGATCATCGCCGCGCGTCAGGTGGATGGCATCGATGATGCGATTGCCCACATCCGCCAGTTTGGCTCGAACCACACCGATTGTATTCTGACCGAGGACGCCGCCGCGGCCACGCAGTTTCTCAACCAGCTCGACAGCGCGATCGTAATGCACAATGCCTCGACGCAATTTGCCGATGGCGGCGAGTTTGGCATGGGCGCAGAGATCGGCATCGCCACGGGAAAGATGCACGCGCGCGGCCCCGTGGGCGCAACCCAATTGACGAGCTTCAAATACCTCGTGCGCGGCGACGGAACCGTACGTGCCTAG